A genomic region of Nodularia sp. LEGE 06071 contains the following coding sequences:
- the murC gene encoding UDP-N-acetylmuramate--L-alanine ligase, translating to MSNYVDFNGRPFHFIGIGGIGMSALAYVLAKRQMPVSGSDLRPSHITRKLESIGTHIFGRQEASNLEFFHSSESPNRVLLNSPEILATASKSTLPQVVCSTAINANNLEYKAALELGCPIFHRSDVLAALISDYYSIAVAGTHGKTTTSSMIGYMLLEAGLDPTIIVGGEVDAWEGNARLGQSKYLVAEADESDGSLVKHAPEIGIITNIELDHPDHYDTLEEVVNIFQKFAAGCKTLIGCIDCDTVRERFKPTITYSLNPETDADYSVTNIDYRADGSTALVWEKGKALGVLKLRLLSRHNLSNALSAVAVGRALGLEFGTIAKGIATFEGARRRFEFRGEVGGITFIDDYAHHPSEIRATLAAASLQARPGQRVVAIFQPHRYSRTLTFLAEFAESFTHADLVVLTDIYSAGEPNLGQISGEQLAAEMAKFHPQVLYQPNLPLMSEFLLQTLRPGDLALFLGAGNLNQVIPEVISTLCEPATATS from the coding sequence ATGAGTAATTATGTAGATTTTAATGGCAGACCATTTCATTTTATTGGCATTGGTGGCATAGGTATGTCTGCCCTAGCATACGTTCTGGCAAAGCGGCAAATGCCAGTATCAGGTTCTGATCTTCGTCCGAGTCATATTACGCGCAAGTTGGAATCTATCGGAACACATATTTTTGGTAGACAAGAGGCAAGTAATCTTGAATTCTTTCACTCTAGTGAATCACCTAATAGAGTATTATTAAACTCGCCAGAAATATTAGCTACTGCTAGCAAGTCAACACTACCTCAAGTTGTTTGTTCAACAGCAATTAATGCCAATAATTTGGAATACAAAGCAGCACTGGAATTAGGATGTCCAATTTTTCATCGTTCTGATGTACTCGCTGCCTTGATTTCAGATTACTATAGCATCGCAGTTGCCGGAACCCACGGTAAAACTACAACCAGTAGCATGATTGGCTATATGCTGTTAGAAGCTGGTTTAGACCCCACAATTATTGTCGGTGGTGAAGTTGATGCTTGGGAAGGAAATGCTCGATTAGGGCAAAGCAAGTATCTGGTAGCTGAAGCCGATGAATCTGATGGTTCTTTGGTAAAACACGCCCCGGAAATTGGCATTATTACTAATATTGAACTTGATCATCCTGACCACTACGACACATTAGAAGAAGTAGTTAATATCTTCCAAAAATTTGCAGCTGGTTGTAAAACTCTCATAGGTTGTATTGATTGTGACACGGTGCGCGAACGCTTCAAGCCGACAATTACCTACAGCCTCAACCCAGAGACAGATGCGGATTATAGCGTTACTAATATTGACTATCGCGCTGATGGTAGCACAGCCCTAGTTTGGGAAAAAGGCAAAGCCTTGGGAGTATTGAAATTACGGTTGCTCAGTCGGCATAATTTGAGTAATGCTCTGTCGGCGGTAGCTGTTGGTCGAGCCTTGGGTTTAGAATTTGGCACAATTGCCAAGGGTATTGCCACCTTTGAAGGAGCCAGACGACGCTTTGAGTTTCGCGGAGAAGTTGGCGGTATTACTTTCATCGATGACTATGCCCACCACCCAAGTGAAATTCGCGCTACTCTTGCCGCCGCCAGCCTCCAAGCCAGACCAGGACAAAGAGTGGTGGCCATTTTCCAACCCCATCGCTATAGTCGCACATTGACCTTTTTGGCAGAATTTGCCGAGTCATTTACTCATGCTGATTTAGTTGTACTGACAGATATTTACAGTGCCGGTGAACCAAATTTAGGGCAAATTAGCGGTGAACAACTGGCAGCAGAAATGGCCAAATTCCATCCACAAGTGCTTTATCAACCAAATCTGCCCTTAATGAGTGAGTTCTTGCTGCAAACGCTGCGTCCTGGAGATTTAGCCCTATTTCTGGGAGCTGGGAATTTAAATCAGGTGATTCCTGAAGTCATAAGCACACTTTGCGAACCTGCTACAGCCACATCCTAG
- the murB gene encoding UDP-N-acetylmuramate dehydrogenase yields MKISQAAGNVCTIFASTTQKQETEDSSDSKIIYLKDSNCAIKSQASLSAFTSYRVGGAAEWYVAPRNLEALQASIEYAKEHELPVTILGAGSNLLVSDRGLPGLVISTRHLRHSYFDPQTGQLTVAAGESIPTLAWEAAKLGWQGLEWAVGIPGTVGGAVVMNAGAHNSCIADMLVSAEVLSPDGTLETLTPAQIGYSYRASSLQSSESPTERRCQRIVTQATFQLQPGTDPGLVLAVTKQHKQHRLTTQPYNFPSCGSVFRNPTPYAAGWLIEQTGLKGYQIGGAQVALLHANFIVNRGGAKASDIFSLIRHIQQQVKEHWSICLQPEVKMIGEFLATG; encoded by the coding sequence ATGAAAATCTCCCAGGCAGCTGGAAATGTCTGCACAATTTTTGCTTCAACTACACAGAAGCAGGAAACAGAAGATTCAAGTGATAGTAAAATAATTTACTTAAAAGACAGTAATTGTGCTATTAAGTCACAAGCTTCCTTATCTGCATTTACTTCTTATAGAGTTGGGGGAGCGGCGGAATGGTACGTTGCTCCTCGTAATTTAGAAGCACTCCAAGCCAGTATTGAGTATGCAAAAGAACATGAATTACCTGTAACAATTCTCGGTGCAGGTTCTAACCTATTGGTAAGCGATCGCGGTTTACCAGGCTTAGTAATTTCTACTCGTCATCTGCGCCATAGCTACTTTGACCCCCAAACAGGTCAATTAACCGTGGCGGCCGGAGAATCAATTCCCACCTTGGCATGGGAAGCAGCAAAATTAGGTTGGCAAGGATTAGAATGGGCTGTTGGTATCCCTGGAACTGTTGGCGGTGCTGTAGTCATGAATGCTGGAGCGCATAATAGCTGTATCGCAGATATGTTAGTCAGCGCCGAGGTACTTTCGCCAGATGGGACATTAGAAACTTTGACCCCCGCCCAGATAGGTTACAGCTATCGGGCTTCATCTCTACAAAGTAGCGAATCTCCTACCGAGAGGCGTTGTCAACGCATTGTTACCCAAGCCACCTTTCAACTCCAACCAGGTACTGATCCAGGATTAGTTTTGGCAGTCACCAAGCAACACAAACAACATCGACTAACTACACAGCCCTATAATTTCCCTAGCTGTGGCAGCGTGTTCCGCAATCCTACGCCTTATGCTGCTGGGTGGTTAATTGAACAAACAGGTTTAAAAGGCTACCAAATTGGCGGAGCGCAAGTAGCATTGTTACACGCTAATTTTATCGTCAATCGTGGCGGGGCTAAGGCCAGCGATATTTTCTCTCTCATTCGTCATATCCAGCAGCAAGTCAAAGAACATTGGTCGATTTGCTTACAGCCAGAAGTAAAAATGATCGGTGAGTTTCTGGCGACTGGTTAA
- a CDS encoding response regulator transcription factor gives MPLTILVVDDDLGTRLSISDYLELSGYSVVTANDGQEALVMVDNYHPDLIVTDIIMPRMNGYELVRRVRQQPAFRLLPVILLTARTKTQERILGYQSGCDLYLPKPFELEELAAAIRNLLERSQIIQSEYRFSHKENLGSFRHSKEVDIPNSLSTNIQQSHLLASLTPREQEVLEMLTHGFSNADMGHRLHLSPRTVEKYVSSLLRKTTTSNRAELVRFAIKHGLVE, from the coding sequence ATGCCCTTGACTATTCTTGTTGTGGATGATGACCTGGGAACTCGTCTGTCTATTAGTGATTATCTTGAGCTGTCTGGCTACTCTGTGGTCACGGCGAATGACGGTCAAGAAGCTTTGGTAATGGTAGATAATTACCATCCTGATTTGATCGTTACCGATATTATTATGCCACGAATGAACGGCTATGAACTGGTACGTAGAGTACGCCAACAACCAGCTTTCCGGTTATTACCTGTAATTTTATTAACAGCACGCACAAAGACCCAGGAAAGAATTCTGGGCTACCAGTCAGGGTGCGATTTGTACTTACCTAAGCCTTTTGAACTAGAAGAGTTAGCAGCCGCAATTCGTAATCTTTTAGAGCGATCGCAAATTATTCAATCTGAGTACCGTTTTTCTCATAAAGAGAATTTGGGCAGTTTCAGACACTCAAAAGAGGTAGACATCCCAAATTCTCTATCTACTAATATTCAGCAATCCCATCTATTGGCATCGTTGACACCCAGAGAACAAGAAGTCCTAGAAATGTTGACTCATGGTTTTTCTAATGCTGATATGGGACATCGACTGCACTTGAGTCCGAGAACAGTAGAAAAGTATGTGAGCAGTTTATTAAGAAAAACTACCACTAGCAACCGAGCAGAACTGGTGCGTTTTGCCATTAAGCATGGCCTAGTGGAATAG
- a CDS encoding YbaB/EbfC family nucleoid-associated protein: protein MTGKGQGFGFGLGKMRELADAFKKAQQVQEGAKQLQEELEQMEIEGESGGGLVKVIVSGNQEPKRVEIAPDALAQGAELLSDLVTAAMKDAYNKSTATMRERMEDLTSGLELPGF from the coding sequence ATGACAGGAAAAGGACAGGGTTTCGGTTTTGGTTTGGGAAAAATGAGAGAACTCGCAGACGCGTTCAAAAAAGCGCAGCAAGTTCAAGAAGGCGCTAAACAGCTTCAAGAAGAATTGGAGCAAATGGAAATCGAGGGAGAGTCCGGCGGTGGACTGGTTAAGGTAATTGTCAGTGGTAACCAAGAACCCAAGCGGGTGGAAATTGCCCCAGATGCTCTAGCGCAAGGTGCAGAATTACTTTCTGACCTCGTGACAGCAGCAATGAAAGATGCTTACAACAAGTCCACTGCAACAATGCGGGAACGGATGGAAGATTTGACTAGCGGTCTGGAACTACCTGGATTTTAG
- a CDS encoding low molecular weight protein-tyrosine-phosphatase, whose translation MPYKLLFVCLGNICRSPSAENIMNHLIDQAGLSDGILCDSAGTSSYHIGSPPDRRMSSAATAKLGIKLLGQARQFQKLDFQDFDMILAMDQENYNNILALDSTGQYHNKVYLMCGFCSRHTLKEVPDPYYGGVEGFNQVIDLLVDACEGLLQHVTSAVGHK comes from the coding sequence ATGCCTTACAAGTTGCTGTTTGTCTGTCTGGGGAATATCTGCCGATCGCCATCGGCAGAAAACATTATGAATCATCTCATCGACCAGGCTGGCTTGAGCGATGGCATCCTTTGTGATTCTGCTGGTACATCTAGTTATCACATCGGTAGCCCACCCGACCGACGCATGAGTAGTGCTGCTACGGCGAAGTTGGGAATTAAACTGCTTGGTCAAGCTCGGCAATTTCAGAAACTAGACTTTCAGGACTTTGATATGATCTTGGCAATGGATCAAGAGAACTATAATAATATACTCGCTCTTGATTCCACTGGGCAGTATCACAACAAAGTTTACCTGATGTGTGGTTTTTGCTCTCGGCACACCCTGAAGGAAGTCCCAGACCCTTACTATGGTGGCGTAGAGGGTTTTAATCAGGTAATAGATTTACTTGTGGATGCTTGTGAAGGTCTACTCCAACACGTTACTAGTGCAGTTGGGCATAAATAG